CGAGGAGCTCTTTTAGAATTTACCCGTACAAATATTTATCTTCGTAAGAATAAGGAGTATTTTGTAGCGGAACAAGCTGAAGGATTAGAGTATTTCCCTAATCTTTACGGAACAAAAGCTTTATTAGATGCTGCTGCAGAAATAGCCTGGTTAACTGACCGCTTTTGGCCGTGGGAGCAGGAAAACTTTAAACTTTATAACTGGATTTTATATAGTTTTCGGTTTTTAAATAATGGAGTTTGGTCAAAATTAATCCTGAGAAATTTTGAATTAAAACTTTTGGCCTTTACTGGATTTAAACCTGTTACGACCCACTGTGCAATTTGCCGCAAACCTTATCGGGGAGAATGGTGGTATTTTGGAGCTGGAGAAGGAGGCGTTGTCTGTCCCGATTGCCGTCTTGAGACGGGGTTTTACTTTGAAGTGACTCCGGAAATTTTAAAAAATATAAACACTTTATTGCTTGCAGGGCCAGAAAAACTAGCCAATCTTTCTATTGAGGAACGGGTACTAGAACGAATTAAAGCCATTTTGGAGTATTTTCTGGGGTTCCAGTTGGGAGAAAAAATAAAGCTTTTATAGCTTGACTTTTTTTTAGAGCTCTGGTAAATTATTTCAAAACAAAATAACGTTACGGCAGTGAACCGGAGGAGTAGCTGCTAACTCCTTTAAAGAGAGCCGGGGGTCGGTGTGACCCGGTAAGGATAGGTAGTGAAGGCGCCGGGGAGCCCGCAGGAGGAAACCTTTAGAGGGAGTAAAGCCTGCAAAATTAAGGTGGGCCGTTATTGGCCAATCAGGGTGGAACCGCGGAAGGAAGCCCCTTTCGTCCCTGGCATTTTGCCGGGACAAAGGGGCTTTTAAGTTTTTGAGGTCTTGTTTAGTTTGATTTTTCCAACTTCTAACTTCTCACATCTAACATCTAACATCTAAAACGGAGGTGTTTTAATGCTTACTTTTCAAGAAATTATTTTAAAACTAAACGAGTACTGGGGCCGGCAGGGATGCATCATTGCCCAGCCCTATGATACCGAGAAAGGTGCCGGGACCATGAATCCCCACACCTTTTTGCGGGCTTTGGGACCGGAACCATGGCGGGTGGCGTATGTAGAACCGTCGAGAAGACCAACCGACGGTCGGTACGGAGAAAACCCCAACCGCTTGCAACATTATTACCAATATCAGGTGATTTTAAAGCCTAACCCCGATAATGTGGTGGAGCTTTATATGGATAGCTTAAGATACCTGGGAATTAACCTTGAAGAGCACGATTTTCGCCTGGTGGAAGATAACTGGGAGTCGCCAACTTTAGGTGCCTGGGGGCTGGGTTGGGAAGTCTGGTTAGATGGGATGGAAATTACCCAGTTTACTTATTTTCAGCAGTGCGGAGGCATTGATCTTCCGGTGGTTTCGGCGGAGATTACCTACGGCTTAGAGCGTATTGCCATGTACCTTCAGAAAAAAGAAAGCGTTTACGACATTATCTGGGTAGATGGGGTAACTTATGGCGACGTCCACCTGATGGGGGAAATTGAAAATTCCAAATATAATTTTGAACTGGCCGATGTGGATAAACTCTTTTCCTGGTTCAAAGATTTTGAGGCGGAGGCAAAACGTTTAATTGAAGCAGGAGTTGTTCTTCCGGCATATGACTTTGTTTTAAAATGCTCGCACACCTTTAACCTTTTAGATGCCCGGGGGGCGATTGCGGTAACCGAAAGAACTAGTTATATTGGAAGAATTAGAAACATGGCGCGCTTGATTGCTCAGAAGTATTTAGAGCAGAGGGAAAATCTTGGTTTTCCGCTTCTTAAAAAATAAGCAGGGGGGATTAAGATGGATTATTTACTGGAAATTGGGGTTGAAGAAATTCCTGCTCGTTTTATACCGGGTATAATTGAAGAGACCCAGAATAAAGGGGATGAGCTTTTTAAAGAAAATGGCATTATTTATGAATCTTTAATCACTGAGGCTACACCCCGGAGAATAGTTTTATGGGTTTCTGGAATTTTAGAAAAAACTGAAGAAAAAATTTTGGAAGTACGGGGGCCATCTTTGAAGGCAGCTTATGATAGCGAAGGTAACCCCACCAAAGCACTTCTTGGTTTTGCCAAAAGCCAGGGCATTGAGCCGCATGAGGTAGTTACTAAAGAAGTAAATGGGGTAGAGTATATTTTTGCCAGGAAAAAAACCGGCGGGGAAGAGGTTTCTAAACTTTTGCCGGAAATAGCACAAAAACTAATTAAAAGTTTATCGTTTCCCAAGCCTATGCGCTGGGGTGAGCAGGAGTTTAAATTTATTAGACCCATTCGCTGGGTTGTATCTCTATTAGAAGACAAGGTAATTTCCTTTGAAGTAGCAGGGATTAAAGCGGACCGCCTATCAAAAGGCCACCGGTTTTTAGGAAAGCAGGAAATTTACTTAGAAAAGGCTTCTGACTACTTCACGCTGATGCGGGAGAATTATGTTCTTGTGTCTTTAAAAGAAAGAGTAGAAGTAATTCGGAATGCTTTAGAGCGGATTGCCCGGGAAGAAGGAGTAACGGTGGAGCAGGACGAAGAACTTTTACTGGAAAATGCAAACTTAGTGGAATACCCCACTGTTGTTATTGGCGAAATTGACCCAGAATTTTTAGCACTGCCCAAGGAAGTAATTATTACACCAATGAAAGAACACCAGCGTTATTTCCCCCTATACCGGAAAGACGGTAGTTTATATCATAAATTTTTAGCTATTAGAAATGGTGGAGACGTAAATTTAAAAGAAATTGCCGAGGGCTATGCTAGAGTTTTAAAAGCTCGTCTGTACGATGCCCGGTTTTTCTACCGGGAAGATTTGAGAAAATCTTTAGAGAGTTACAATGAAAAACTTACCCGTATAGTATTTCAGGAAAAACTCGGGACGGTTTGGGATAAAGTTTTACGTTTAAAACAGCTGGTAACGGATCTCGGAAAAGAGCTTTTTGAAGCTATGGATACAATAAGTATCGCCCAAAGGGCGGCAGAGCTTTCTAAGGCTGACCTTGCTACCAACATGGTTTATGAATTTCCCGAACTTCAAGGAATTATGGGACGGGATTATGCCCTTAAATCCGGGGAAAAAAGAGAGGTTGCCGAGGCTATTTTTGAACACTACTTACCACGTTTTGCTGGCGATGAAGTGGCCAGGTCTAAGGCAGGTGTCTTATTATCCTGCGCTGAAAAATTAGATAACCTTACAGCCTTTTTTGCTTTAGACCAAATTCCTACTGGCTCTGCTGACCCCTACGGTTTACGCCGCCAGGCTTTAGGTCTACTGAGAACAATAATTGAAAATAAACTCCACTTATCGTTGTCTCATGGGATAAACTTGGCCTTCAACTTATTGCCAGAGACAGTGAAAAATAATAACGAGGTAAACGAGCTTTATGAAAAACTAAGAGAATTTATTTATCAGCGGTTAAAAGGTTTTCTTTTAGAGGAAGGGTATTCCTACGATACGGTAGATGCGGTATTAGTTTTAGAAAAAGATGATATTTACGACATTTATCTTAGGGTAAAAGCTTTAGAAAAGTTTAGAAACCACCCGGATTTCACTGCCCTTGCCACTACCTTTACCCGGGCTTACAACTTAGCGCGCAAGGGTAAAGGCACTGAGGTTAGGAGTGAGCTTTTAACTGAACCGGCAGAAAAAGAGCTTTATGAAAAATTCCGGGAAGTAGCTGGAAAAGCGTCCCAGGCTTTAATGGCTAAAGATTACCAAAAAGCTATGGCGGTCGCCGCATTACTTGCCAAACCTTTAGACCGGTTCTTCAATGAAGTACTGGTGATGGCCGAGGATGAAACGATTAGAGAAAATAGATTGGGAATTTTAGGAGCGATTGCAGGTCTTGTTTTAGAAATTGCCGATTTAAGCAAAATTGCTGGTTAATTTTTTGCAAAAAATTTCTTAATTAGGAGGTATTTTTGAGCTTAATATAGTATAATATATCCTGTAAGTTATTTAAATAATATAGCACATTTCTTTAAGGCAGGTGAATTATATCGAACTTACAAAACGCCAGGAAAAAATCCTTGAGATAGTGCGAAACCACGGTCCTATCACCGGGGAGGAAATTGCGCAAAAATTAAACTTGAGTAGAGCGGCTTTACGACCGGATTTGGCG
This is a stretch of genomic DNA from Carboxydothermus pertinax. It encodes these proteins:
- the recO gene encoding DNA repair protein RecO; this translates as MKFYLVEGITLKGSDFGDGHRMLTVVTKDLGKIKVVAYGAKKVKSKKRGALLEFTRTNIYLRKNKEYFVAEQAEGLEYFPNLYGTKALLDAAAEIAWLTDRFWPWEQENFKLYNWILYSFRFLNNGVWSKLILRNFELKLLAFTGFKPVTTHCAICRKPYRGEWWYFGAGEGGVVCPDCRLETGFYFEVTPEILKNINTLLLAGPEKLANLSIEERVLERIKAILEYFLGFQLGEKIKLL
- the glyQ gene encoding glycine--tRNA ligase subunit alpha, giving the protein MLTFQEIILKLNEYWGRQGCIIAQPYDTEKGAGTMNPHTFLRALGPEPWRVAYVEPSRRPTDGRYGENPNRLQHYYQYQVILKPNPDNVVELYMDSLRYLGINLEEHDFRLVEDNWESPTLGAWGLGWEVWLDGMEITQFTYFQQCGGIDLPVVSAEITYGLERIAMYLQKKESVYDIIWVDGVTYGDVHLMGEIENSKYNFELADVDKLFSWFKDFEAEAKRLIEAGVVLPAYDFVLKCSHTFNLLDARGAIAVTERTSYIGRIRNMARLIAQKYLEQRENLGFPLLKK
- the glyS gene encoding glycine--tRNA ligase subunit beta, which gives rise to MDYLLEIGVEEIPARFIPGIIEETQNKGDELFKENGIIYESLITEATPRRIVLWVSGILEKTEEKILEVRGPSLKAAYDSEGNPTKALLGFAKSQGIEPHEVVTKEVNGVEYIFARKKTGGEEVSKLLPEIAQKLIKSLSFPKPMRWGEQEFKFIRPIRWVVSLLEDKVISFEVAGIKADRLSKGHRFLGKQEIYLEKASDYFTLMRENYVLVSLKERVEVIRNALERIAREEGVTVEQDEELLLENANLVEYPTVVIGEIDPEFLALPKEVIITPMKEHQRYFPLYRKDGSLYHKFLAIRNGGDVNLKEIAEGYARVLKARLYDARFFYREDLRKSLESYNEKLTRIVFQEKLGTVWDKVLRLKQLVTDLGKELFEAMDTISIAQRAAELSKADLATNMVYEFPELQGIMGRDYALKSGEKREVAEAIFEHYLPRFAGDEVARSKAGVLLSCAEKLDNLTAFFALDQIPTGSADPYGLRRQALGLLRTIIENKLHLSLSHGINLAFNLLPETVKNNNEVNELYEKLREFIYQRLKGFLLEEGYSYDTVDAVLVLEKDDIYDIYLRVKALEKFRNHPDFTALATTFTRAYNLARKGKGTEVRSELLTEPAEKELYEKFREVAGKASQALMAKDYQKAMAVAALLAKPLDRFFNEVLVMAEDETIRENRLGILGAIAGLVLEIADLSKIAG